The following coding sequences lie in one Mus musculus strain C57BL/6J chromosome 11, GRCm38.p6 C57BL/6J genomic window:
- the Olfr313 gene encoding olfactory receptor 313, protein MSNHTRVTHFILRGFSDIPQLRLMAIPVFLLIYTFGLLGNLSIITAVTRDSRLHSPMYFFLKNLSFLDICYTSATIPKAVVISLTGSGVISYQECVAQLYIFLTFSSSECFLLTAMAYDRCLAILRPLIYGTIMSHKYCSALVVTAWVGGAIYSAFHTFNTFSLPYCGPNVIDHFFCDIPPVMRLSCTDYHLSEEVGFAVSSCIVMSSFALTVVSYIGIVATVLCIPSVEGRWKAFSTCSSHLTTVILFYGTGSFVYLRPASQYSPTLGPLASIFYSVVTPSLNPVVYCLRNKDMKFALQKLYCGRKY, encoded by the coding sequence ATGTCCAATCACACAAGAGTGACTCACTTCATCCTCAGGGGCTTCTCAGATATCCCACAGCTGAGATTGATGGCCATACCAGTTTTCTTGCTCATTTACACATTTGGCCTCCTGGGGAACCTGTCCATCATCACGGCTGTGACAAGAGACAGTCGACTCCACtctcccatgtacttcttcctgaaGAATCTGTCTTTCCTGGACATTTGCTACACCTCAGCCACCATCCCCAAGGCAGTGGTGATATCCCTCACAGGCTCAGGGGTCATCTCCTATCAAGAGTGTGTAGCACAGCTCTACATATTTCTCACATTCTCTTCTTCTGAATGCTTTCTGCTCACAGCCATGGCTTATGACCGGTGCCTGGCCATCCTCAGACCACTGATCTATGGAACCATCATGAGCCACAAATATTGTTCTGCATTGGTGGTCACTGCCTGGGTAGGTGGGGCCATCTACTCAGCCTTTCATACATTCAACACCTTCTCCCTTCCCTACTGTGGACCCAATGTTATTGATCACTTCTTCTGTGACATCCCTCCAGTCATGAGACTGTCCTGCACTGACTACCATCTCAGTGAGGAGGTGGGCTTTGCTGTCAGTAGTTGCATTGTCATGAGCTCCTTTGCCCTCACAGTGGTCTCCTATATTGGCATTGTGGCCACAGTTCTTTGCATCCCCTCAGTAGAAGGCAGGTGGAAAGCCTTTTCTACCTGCTCCTCTCACCTGACCACAGTCATCTTGTTTTATGGAACTGGGAGCTTTGTGTATCTGAGGCCCGCCTCTCAGTACTCCCCGACCCTGGGTCCCCTGGCATCTATTTTCTACTCTGTAGTCACACCATCTCTGAATCCAGTTGTCTATTGTCTGAGGAACAAAGATATGAAGTTTGCTCTACAGAAACTTTATTGTGGGAGAAAGTACTGA